A segment of the Deinococcota bacterium genome:
GCGGTCCATGCGCGACGGGCTTTTCGAGTTGCGGCTCAAGAGCGAGGAGGGTATTGCTCGAGTCTTCTACTGCACGGTTGTCGAAGAACGTATCGTGATGCTTCATGTGTTTACCAAAAAGTCTCAGAAGGTGCCGAAGAAAGCGTTGGATATCGCAAGGCAAAGACTGAAGGAGGTTAAAAATGACGCACGCCGAACTTAAAAAACTCGCTTTGCAAAACACCAACGTTAGGAGTGAATATGAAGCGCTCGAGCCTGAATTTACCCTGGTCAGGGAGATGTTGAAAGCTCGCAAAGAAGCAGGCTTAAGCCAGGCAGATGTGGCTAAGCGCATGGGCACGAAGGCTCCTGCTGTGACTCGTTTGGAGGCTTCGCTTACAACAGGCAAGCATTCGCCTTCGGTTGAAACTTTGCGGAAGTACGCTGAAGCCGTCGGTTGCCGCCTCGAAATTCACCTCGTGCCTGAAAGAGCGGCATGACAGTTCCGCCATCGACGCGGTGGTGTACGACCGAGCAGCACCGGATCGGGCGCGTCTGGTCCACCGACCATCATCTCGCCTTAAGGGGCCGAAATTCTCCTCGTTCGTGAGCGATGGCCGCGTCGAGGGTGACGCGCACAGCGGCAAGACGGTCAAGCACCCCCGCGCGGCCCGACCTGCGTCAGGTGCACCTCGGCCACGCCGAGCTGCACGACGAGTTGCGCGCAGCAAGCTTCGCCGTGGCAGCCGGAGAAATGGGCGAAAACATCACCATGCGCTGTTTCGAGCTTCTCGACTTTCGGTGGACGAGGTGAAGACAATGCTCACCCACAAGGCGACGAGTTAAAGGTTTGCGGGTTAAAGGTTTGAGGTGGGTATAGGAGGAGGTGGGTATAGGAGAAGGAGTAGACTCGAGTCATGATGAGAACACTCGAGGTCACGCTTTCCGATGACACGGCCAGCAAACTTGAGGAAACGGCGCGCAGACTTGGCCTGAGCCCCGAGGAACTGGTCAAAGTGAGCCTTGAGGAGAAAATGGCACGCCTCGACGAGGCTTTTCTGGAAGCGGCCCGCTATGTACTCGACAAGAACACCGAACTCTACGAACGCCTCGCTTAGTGCGCTACCTGACACTTGAAGAGAGAATATACATCAGGTAGTGAAAACAGCGCTCCTAGAAGCTCTCATAGTATGCTCACTTCGAATTGCTGGTTGAGGC
Coding sequences within it:
- a CDS encoding type II toxin-antitoxin system RelE/ParE family toxin; the protein is MAWSIEYYSARIEKAVLQLPAGILARYVRLTDLMLEFGPNLGMPHTRSMRDGLFELRLKSEEGIARVFYCTVVEERIVMLHVFTKKSQKVPKKALDIARQRLKEVKNDARRT
- a CDS encoding helix-turn-helix domain-containing protein encodes the protein MTHAELKKLALQNTNVRSEYEALEPEFTLVREMLKARKEAGLSQADVAKRMGTKAPAVTRLEASLTTGKHSPSVETLRKYAEAVGCRLEIHLVPERAA
- a CDS encoding DNA-binding protein, which gives rise to MMRTLEVTLSDDTASKLEETARRLGLSPEELVKVSLEEKMARLDEAFLEAARYVLDKNTELYERLA